A single region of the Rhodococcus sp. W8901 genome encodes:
- the hypE gene encoding hydrogenase expression/formation protein HypE yields MATEPTTAAEREDRVLDRIASFRKRRPRLLEDVVTLAHGAGGKSSAALVDSVFVEALRNPQLEQLGDAAALTLPAGERIAFSTDSFVVQPLQFPGGSIGNLAVHGTVNDLAVSGARPLWLSAAFVIEEGFPIALLREIVRDIADSAAQAGVHVVTGDTKVVGKGAADGVYICTAGVGSLPVDRKLGPEYVRPGDRLLISGTMGEHGMAVMLARGELAIEADIRSDTAPVNGLVHALLEAAPSTRWMRDATRGGVGTVCNELAQSTGFAVVLDEEALPVQPQVLGACDLLGIDPLYVANEGKFVAVVAEAETEAAVTALRSCPGGENAAVVGEVLAEPEGIVALRTAFGGSRIVDMLVGDPLPRIC; encoded by the coding sequence ATGGCAACAGAACCCACGACGGCCGCCGAGCGTGAGGACCGGGTGCTGGACCGCATCGCATCCTTCCGTAAGCGCCGGCCCCGGCTGCTCGAGGACGTGGTGACGCTGGCGCACGGAGCAGGCGGGAAATCGTCCGCCGCGCTGGTGGACTCGGTGTTCGTCGAGGCGCTGCGCAATCCCCAGCTCGAGCAGTTGGGGGACGCGGCCGCCCTCACCCTCCCCGCGGGGGAGCGGATCGCGTTCTCCACGGACTCGTTCGTGGTGCAGCCGTTGCAGTTCCCGGGAGGATCGATCGGCAACCTCGCCGTCCACGGCACCGTCAACGACCTCGCGGTCTCGGGTGCCCGGCCGCTGTGGCTGTCGGCGGCGTTCGTCATCGAGGAGGGCTTCCCCATCGCGCTGCTGCGCGAGATCGTCCGGGACATCGCCGATTCGGCGGCGCAGGCCGGTGTCCACGTGGTCACCGGGGACACCAAGGTGGTCGGCAAGGGTGCGGCGGACGGCGTTTACATCTGTACCGCCGGCGTCGGCTCACTGCCCGTCGACCGGAAGCTGGGGCCGGAGTACGTCCGTCCCGGGGACCGGTTGCTGATCTCCGGCACCATGGGCGAGCACGGCATGGCGGTGATGCTGGCCCGCGGCGAACTCGCGATCGAGGCCGACATCCGTTCCGACACCGCCCCGGTCAACGGTCTGGTGCACGCGCTGCTCGAGGCGGCCCCGTCGACCCGATGGATGCGCGACGCGACGCGTGGCGGCGTCGGCACGGTGTGCAACGAGCTGGCCCAGTCCACCGGGTTCGCCGTCGTCCTCGACGAGGAGGCGCTGCCGGTGCAGCCGCAGGTCCTGGGCGCGTGCGACCTGCTCGGCATCGATCCGCTGTACGTCGCGAACGAGGGCAAGTTCGTGGCGGTGGTCGCGGAAGCCGAGACGGAGGCAGCGGTCACGGCGCTGCGCAGTTGTCCGGGTGGCGAGAACGCCGCCGTCGTCGGGGAGGTGCTCGCCGAGCCCGAGGGCATCGTCGCGCTGCGGACGGCGTTCGGCGGCAGTCGGATCGTGGACATGCTGGTGGGAGATCCGTTGCCCCGCATCTGTTGA
- a CDS encoding D-sedoheptulose-7-phosphate isomerase, with amino-acid sequence MTGTTPESGSQGTDFLYPFIDAHEEGADALLDDLAASARGKAAESARLQRDSISEWGEQIREAGARMAERFADGGRLYTFGNGGSSTDAATLASLFSRPALGRPVAAWSLAADQAVVTALGNDVGFDLIFSRQIIAHARSQDMAIALSTSGNSDDLMIALAEARRRGLLTIGFAGHDGGRMAVSDDLDYCFTIRSQSIHRIQESHALVGYRLWSAAQEHMARQHTSHDHSTATTGQEG; translated from the coding sequence ATGACCGGCACGACACCGGAATCCGGCTCGCAGGGCACGGACTTCCTGTACCCCTTCATCGACGCCCACGAGGAGGGCGCCGACGCGCTACTGGACGACCTCGCCGCATCGGCCCGGGGCAAGGCCGCGGAAAGTGCCCGGCTGCAGCGGGACTCGATCTCCGAATGGGGCGAGCAGATCCGGGAGGCCGGTGCCCGGATGGCCGAGCGGTTCGCCGACGGCGGTCGGCTCTACACCTTCGGCAACGGCGGGAGTTCCACGGACGCCGCCACGCTCGCGTCGCTCTTCAGCCGACCGGCCCTGGGGCGGCCCGTCGCGGCGTGGTCGCTGGCCGCGGACCAGGCGGTGGTCACCGCGCTCGGCAACGATGTCGGGTTCGATCTGATCTTCTCGCGGCAGATCATCGCGCACGCCCGCTCGCAGGACATGGCGATCGCGTTGTCGACGTCCGGCAACTCGGACGACCTGATGATCGCCCTCGCGGAGGCGCGGCGGCGCGGGCTCCTCACGATCGGTTTCGCCGGGCACGACGGCGGCCGCATGGCCGTCAGCGACGACCTGGACTACTGCTTCACCATCCGGTCGCAGAGCATCCACCGCATCCAGGAGAGCCACGCCCTCGTCGGCTACCGGCTGTGGTCGGCGGCCCAGGAACACATGGCACGGCAACACACGTCACACGACCATTCGACCGCGACAACGGGACAGGAGGGTTAG
- a CDS encoding DUF6390 family protein produces the protein MTTGIDSGRILFARYAYAPNALGYCGPAGAVGLEAVACGTGSGVDVGAAARQFSGAWPYQQLLAELAGMDDPLDERVVRGYWTGNELTAAVDRERFGRELLVRLGERAGHYWKYLTDDLLPEAAPTHAFHVFGVYPWTRLLGTGMPQPLHVLDSCRIRNGVVLELRPDTAVVRSRGLQFDGTKLMLGPLEDRAVRRRVPAGSFVPDLRMGDRVAVHWDLVCDRLDTDEAASLEHWTDWQLGRTNERLASEAVSAPSQGPV, from the coding sequence GTGACCACCGGCATCGATTCCGGACGGATCCTGTTCGCGCGGTACGCCTATGCGCCGAACGCGCTGGGCTACTGCGGTCCGGCCGGCGCCGTGGGCCTCGAGGCGGTGGCGTGCGGGACCGGATCGGGCGTCGACGTCGGTGCCGCGGCCCGGCAGTTCAGTGGTGCGTGGCCGTACCAGCAGTTGCTCGCCGAGCTGGCGGGGATGGACGACCCGCTCGACGAGAGGGTGGTGCGCGGCTACTGGACCGGCAACGAACTGACTGCCGCCGTGGACCGGGAACGGTTCGGCCGGGAGTTGCTGGTCCGGTTGGGGGAGCGGGCCGGACACTACTGGAAGTACCTCACCGACGACCTGTTGCCCGAGGCCGCGCCCACCCACGCCTTCCACGTGTTCGGGGTGTACCCGTGGACCCGACTGCTCGGCACCGGGATGCCGCAGCCGCTGCACGTGCTGGACTCGTGCCGGATCCGCAACGGCGTCGTCCTGGAGTTGCGGCCGGACACCGCCGTCGTGCGTTCGCGGGGACTGCAGTTCGACGGGACGAAGCTGATGCTGGGCCCGCTCGAGGACCGGGCGGTGCGCCGACGCGTCCCGGCCGGCTCGTTCGTACCGGACCTGCGGATGGGCGACCGGGTGGCGGTGCACTGGGACCTGGTGTGCGACCGGCTCGACACCGACGAGGCGGCGTCCCTGGAGCACTGGACCGACTGGCAGCTGGGGCGGACCAACGAGCGGCTCGCGAGCGAGGCCGTCAGTGCCCCGTCCCAGGGCCCGGTGTAG
- the hypD gene encoding hydrogenase formation protein HypD gives MKFVDEFRDPAAARALVRSITELAGDDEFKFMEVCGGHTHTIYRHGIEHLLPQSVELVHGPGCPVCVIPMGRVDDAMYLAEQPDVIFTTFGDMMRVPGSHGNLIEAKARGADVRFVYSPLDALKIAVDNPDKQVVFFAVGFETTAPSTAVTLVRARQMGVTNFSIFCNHVTIVPPIKAILESPDLRLSGFLGPGHVSTVVGLRPYRFVPEVYGKPMVVAGFEPLDILASVCMLLQQIRDGRCEVENQYIRVVRPEGNTQALKLMSETFALRPHFEWRGLGFISQSALKIHPDYAEFDAEERFSMPGVRVADPKACQCGEVLKGVIKPWECKVFGTACTPETPIGTCMVSPEGACAAYYNFGRLHRETALLVGRRPE, from the coding sequence ATGAAATTCGTGGACGAATTCCGCGACCCGGCGGCTGCTCGCGCGCTGGTCCGGTCCATCACCGAACTCGCCGGCGACGACGAGTTCAAGTTCATGGAGGTGTGCGGCGGCCACACCCACACCATCTACCGGCACGGCATCGAGCACCTGCTCCCGCAGTCCGTGGAACTGGTGCACGGACCCGGCTGCCCGGTGTGCGTGATCCCGATGGGCCGCGTCGACGACGCGATGTACCTCGCGGAGCAGCCGGACGTCATCTTCACGACCTTCGGCGACATGATGCGGGTGCCGGGATCGCACGGCAACCTGATCGAGGCCAAGGCCCGCGGTGCCGACGTGCGGTTCGTGTACTCACCGCTCGACGCCCTCAAGATCGCCGTCGACAACCCGGACAAGCAGGTGGTGTTCTTCGCGGTCGGATTCGAGACCACCGCACCGTCCACCGCGGTGACCCTGGTGCGGGCCCGGCAGATGGGGGTGACCAACTTCAGCATCTTCTGCAACCACGTGACGATCGTGCCTCCGATCAAGGCGATCCTCGAGTCGCCGGATCTGCGACTGTCCGGGTTCCTCGGCCCGGGACACGTGTCGACGGTGGTGGGCCTGCGGCCCTACCGGTTCGTCCCCGAGGTGTACGGCAAGCCGATGGTGGTGGCCGGGTTCGAACCCCTCGACATCCTGGCGTCGGTCTGCATGCTGCTGCAGCAGATCCGGGACGGTCGCTGCGAGGTGGAGAACCAGTACATCCGTGTGGTGCGCCCGGAGGGGAACACGCAGGCGCTGAAGCTGATGAGCGAGACGTTCGCGCTGCGACCGCACTTCGAGTGGCGGGGGCTGGGATTCATCTCGCAGAGCGCCCTGAAGATCCACCCCGACTACGCCGAATTCGATGCGGAGGAACGGTTCTCGATGCCGGGCGTGCGGGTGGCCGATCCCAAGGCCTGCCAGTGCGGAGAGGTCCTCAAGGGTGTCATCAAGCCGTGGGAGTGCAAGGTGTTCGGTACCGCGTGCACACCGGAGACCCCGATCGGCACGTGCATGGTGTCGCCGGAGGGCGCGTGTGCGGCGTACTACAACTTCGGCAGGCTGCACCGCGAGACGGCGCTGCTGGTGGGGCGGAGACCGGAGTGA
- a CDS encoding HypC/HybG/HupF family hydrogenase formation chaperone produces the protein MCLGIPGQVVQMVDTEQHLAKVDVSGVQRTISVRLLADDGLMVGDWVLVHVGFAMAKIDEAEAALTLDQVQKMGADYVNEIDAFNSSRIN, from the coding sequence ATGTGTCTGGGTATCCCGGGCCAGGTGGTGCAGATGGTGGACACCGAGCAACACCTCGCGAAGGTCGATGTCAGCGGTGTCCAACGGACGATCAGTGTGCGACTGCTGGCCGACGACGGACTGATGGTGGGCGACTGGGTGCTGGTCCACGTGGGTTTCGCGATGGCGAAGATCGACGAGGCCGAGGCCGCGCTCACGCTCGACCAGGTCCAGAAGATGGGCGCCGACTACGTCAACGAGATCGACGCCTTCAACTCGTCGCGCATCAACTGA
- a CDS encoding energy-coupling factor ABC transporter ATP-binding protein yields the protein MAAPTAIDVRQLTFEYPDRRRALDGIDLTVTEGERVAVLGPNGAGKTTLMLQLNGVLTPTAGSVRIGGLELGRDTVREIRRRVGVVFQDPDDQLFMPTVAEDVAFGPANFGVRGSDLEHRVADALEQVGMTEHAQRSAGHLSAGQRRRVALATVLACRPEVLVLDEPSSNLDPVARRELAEVLGGLDTTLLLVTHDLPYAAQLCGRAVVLDDGRVVADDRIERVLADDALLAAHRLELPWGFVLPAATPGPGTGH from the coding sequence ATGGCTGCTCCGACAGCGATAGACGTCCGGCAGCTCACCTTCGAGTATCCGGACCGGCGCCGCGCGCTGGACGGCATCGATCTCACGGTCACCGAGGGCGAACGGGTCGCGGTGCTGGGACCGAACGGCGCCGGCAAGACCACCCTGATGCTCCAGCTCAACGGCGTCCTCACCCCCACGGCCGGCAGCGTGCGGATCGGCGGGCTCGAACTGGGCCGCGATACCGTCCGCGAGATCCGACGCCGGGTGGGTGTCGTCTTCCAGGATCCCGACGACCAACTGTTCATGCCCACCGTCGCCGAGGACGTCGCGTTCGGCCCCGCCAACTTCGGGGTCCGCGGCAGCGACCTCGAACACCGGGTGGCCGACGCCCTCGAACAGGTGGGGATGACCGAGCACGCGCAGCGCAGCGCCGGGCACCTCTCCGCCGGGCAGCGCCGCCGGGTCGCCCTCGCCACGGTGCTGGCGTGCCGGCCGGAGGTCCTGGTGCTCGACGAGCCGTCGAGCAACCTCGATCCTGTGGCCCGACGCGAGCTCGCCGAGGTCCTGGGCGGGCTGGACACCACGCTGCTGCTCGTCACGCACGACCTGCCCTACGCGGCGCAGCTGTGCGGGCGGGCCGTCGTACTGGACGACGGGCGCGTGGTCGCCGACGACCGGATAGAGCGGGTCCTCGCCGACGACGCCCTGCTCGCGGCACACCGCCTCGAACTACCGTGGGGCTTCGTGCTTCCGGCGGCTACACCGGGCCCTGGGACGGGGCACTGA